Proteins from a single region of Streptomyces sp. TN58:
- a CDS encoding FHA domain-containing protein, with product MPTCPNGHQSASDDWCEVCGHRMGTPEGPPAVPSYGYGFPPTAGEPTAQAELCPQCRTPREAMAPFCEECRYNFLTRSATPYASPATDPGPPAQPGPGAGTGAGPGAGVGPGAGVGPGVGPGAPAGPRPGSPPPPPVPAPGTYAQDHFEYQGSRPSRVNRPAEPLQREDDWMLSPPAHEPPPAYQQAPQPPQPQYQQQPPPPPQRQEYQQEYRQQPQTPPYQPLPPQGGSWTATIGPDRSYFMAMMQRSGPEATGLNLPAYSPEQHLPLSGGQITIGRRRASTGESPDIDLSVPPEDPGVSHQHAVLVQQPDMSWAVVDQNSTNGTTINGGEDPIQPYVPVPLADGDRVHVGAWTTITIRRG from the coding sequence ATGCCGACCTGCCCGAACGGGCACCAGTCCGCCTCCGACGACTGGTGCGAGGTCTGCGGCCACCGCATGGGTACCCCTGAGGGTCCCCCCGCGGTGCCTTCCTACGGCTACGGCTTCCCCCCGACCGCCGGTGAACCGACCGCCCAGGCCGAGCTGTGCCCGCAGTGCCGGACCCCGCGCGAGGCCATGGCCCCGTTCTGCGAGGAGTGCCGGTACAACTTCCTGACCCGTTCCGCGACCCCGTACGCGTCCCCGGCCACGGACCCGGGTCCGCCGGCGCAGCCCGGCCCCGGGGCCGGTACCGGCGCGGGTCCGGGTGCGGGTGTGGGTCCGGGTGCGGGTGTGGGTCCGGGTGTGGGTCCGGGTGCCCCCGCCGGGCCCCGTCCCGGCAGCCCGCCCCCGCCGCCCGTGCCCGCGCCGGGGACGTACGCGCAGGACCATTTCGAGTACCAGGGCTCCCGGCCGTCCCGGGTCAACCGGCCGGCCGAGCCGCTGCAGCGCGAGGACGACTGGATGCTGTCGCCGCCCGCGCACGAGCCCCCGCCGGCGTACCAGCAGGCTCCGCAGCCCCCGCAGCCCCAGTACCAGCAGCAGCCCCCGCCGCCGCCCCAGCGGCAGGAGTACCAGCAGGAGTACCGGCAGCAGCCCCAGACCCCGCCGTACCAGCCCCTGCCGCCGCAGGGCGGCTCCTGGACCGCGACGATCGGCCCGGACCGCTCGTACTTCATGGCGATGATGCAGCGCAGCGGCCCCGAGGCGACCGGGCTCAACCTGCCCGCGTACTCCCCGGAGCAGCACCTCCCGCTGTCCGGCGGCCAGATCACCATCGGCCGCCGCCGCGCCTCCACGGGCGAGTCCCCGGACATCGACCTGTCGGTGCCCCCGGAGGACCCGGGCGTCTCCCACCAGCACGCGGTACTGGTACAGCAGCCCGACATGAGCTGGGCGGTGGTGGACCAGAACTCCACCAACGGCACCACCATCAACGGCGGCGAGGACCCCATCCAGCCCTACGTCCCGGTCCCGCTCGCCGACGG
- a CDS encoding serine/threonine-protein kinase codes for MSMIGAVCVRPGCPGSYEDMGGGELYCDTCGLAPVGSIAAGAEELVSPPTGMTSAARGSLGSGGSHGSYGSHGSQGSHGSARSAASARSSRSSSSRRSVSGRLSRSLRGQASTRSVSVRSSGSAASSSGRGRLGAGLVNVPEVPRPDPSTAVLENPEVPERKRFCSRSDCGAPVGRARGDRPGRTEGFCTKCGHPYSFVPKLRAGEVVRGQYEVAGCLAHGGLGWVYLAVDRAVADRWVVLKGLLDTGDQDAMEAAISERRFLAEIEHSNIVRIYNFVEHLDQRTGSLDGYIVMEYVGGKSLKEIANERRRPDGRRDPLPVEQACAYGIEALEALGHLHSRNLLYCDFKVDNAIQQQDQLKLIDMGAVRRMDDEESAIYGTVGYQAPEVAEMGPSVASDLYTVARTLAVLTFDFQGYTNVFVDSLPDPEHIEVFRRYESFYRLLVRATDPDPGRRFASAQEMADQLTGVLREVVALQTGRPRPQLSTLFGPELRVPDTLLFPGTDTVDTVVSRLGHRPSASRPLASRRGGGLLGLLGRGPVAGGAGLPGPAGAGAGVAAPAARQVHTPPGGVSLPGPTAGGGASAPAGPGGPAHGPAAGAAGGSGGTPGGWHHASGGSTPPGGAAAPAGPAASSGPSGTWHPATTPPAPGAGTPPSGGAPLAGGGPSGAAGIGSTATHVAAASVPGARQAPAAGPGPAASPPAPAPAATPAGATVTTLDARDTALALPVPLVDAADPNAGFLTGLLASAPADLLGALAAAPADSAELRLRELRARLELGELTAAGDALAELEARHPDDWRVVWARGIASLATGDDETAALSFDAVYDAFPGEPAPKLALGLCAEVLGQLDNAAEYYRLVWITDPGFVSAAFGLARVQLAAGDRDGAVLTLESVPEASIHYTAARVAAVRARLRDRSPDEPLLADLSAAADQVEALRRFGLDPERQESLATEVLGSALDWVLSGGRGADPGRTSLLGCQLDERGLRFGLERSYRVLARLARRGEERIELVERANRFRPRTWV; via the coding sequence ATGAGCATGATCGGAGCAGTGTGCGTTCGCCCCGGCTGCCCGGGATCGTACGAGGACATGGGCGGCGGCGAGCTGTACTGCGACACCTGCGGCCTGGCCCCGGTCGGCTCGATCGCGGCGGGCGCGGAGGAGCTGGTGTCACCGCCGACGGGGATGACGAGCGCGGCCCGCGGCTCGCTGGGGTCGGGCGGCTCCCACGGGTCCTACGGGTCGCACGGGTCGCAGGGGTCCCACGGCTCGGCGCGTTCCGCGGCGTCGGCGCGCTCCTCCCGCTCCTCCTCGTCCCGCCGTTCGGTGTCGGGGCGGCTTTCGCGGTCGCTCAGGGGGCAGGCCTCCACGCGTTCGGTGTCGGTGCGCAGTTCGGGCTCGGCCGCCTCCTCCTCGGGGCGCGGCAGGCTGGGCGCCGGCCTGGTCAACGTGCCGGAAGTGCCGCGTCCGGACCCTTCGACGGCGGTCCTGGAGAATCCGGAGGTGCCGGAGCGCAAGCGGTTCTGCTCGCGCTCGGACTGCGGAGCCCCGGTGGGCCGGGCCCGCGGTGACCGTCCCGGCCGGACGGAAGGGTTCTGCACCAAGTGCGGGCACCCGTACTCCTTCGTGCCCAAGCTGCGCGCCGGTGAAGTGGTGCGCGGCCAGTACGAGGTCGCGGGCTGCCTCGCGCACGGCGGTCTGGGCTGGGTGTACCTGGCGGTGGACCGGGCGGTCGCGGACCGGTGGGTGGTCCTCAAGGGCCTGCTGGACACCGGGGACCAGGACGCGATGGAGGCCGCGATCTCGGAGCGGCGCTTCCTCGCGGAGATCGAGCACTCCAACATCGTGCGGATCTACAACTTCGTGGAGCACCTGGACCAGCGGACCGGTTCGCTGGACGGGTACATCGTCATGGAGTACGTCGGCGGCAAGTCGCTGAAGGAGATCGCGAACGAGCGGCGGCGCCCGGACGGCCGGCGTGACCCGCTGCCGGTGGAGCAGGCGTGCGCGTACGGCATCGAGGCGCTGGAGGCGCTGGGCCACCTGCACAGCCGGAACCTGCTGTACTGCGACTTCAAGGTCGACAACGCGATCCAGCAGCAGGACCAGCTGAAGCTGATCGACATGGGTGCGGTGCGGCGGATGGACGACGAGGAGTCGGCCATCTACGGCACGGTGGGCTACCAGGCCCCGGAGGTCGCGGAGATGGGGCCGTCGGTGGCCTCGGACCTCTACACGGTGGCGCGGACGCTGGCGGTCCTGACGTTCGACTTCCAGGGCTACACGAACGTGTTCGTGGATTCGCTCCCGGATCCGGAGCACATCGAGGTGTTCCGGCGGTACGAGTCCTTCTACCGGCTGCTGGTACGGGCGACCGACCCGGATCCGGGGCGGCGGTTCGCCTCGGCGCAGGAGATGGCCGACCAGCTGACGGGTGTGCTGCGGGAGGTGGTCGCGCTGCAGACGGGCCGGCCGCGGCCGCAGCTGTCCACCCTCTTCGGGCCGGAACTGCGGGTACCGGACACCCTGCTGTTCCCCGGCACGGACACGGTGGACACGGTCGTCTCCCGCCTGGGCCACCGCCCGTCCGCCTCCCGGCCGCTCGCCTCCCGGCGGGGTGGCGGACTCCTGGGCCTCCTCGGCCGCGGCCCGGTCGCGGGCGGAGCCGGGCTTCCCGGCCCGGCTGGGGCGGGCGCCGGGGTTGCGGCCCCGGCCGCCCGGCAGGTCCACACCCCGCCTGGCGGCGTCAGCTTGCCCGGCCCGACCGCGGGCGGCGGCGCATCCGCACCGGCGGGACCCGGTGGGCCGGCACACGGTCCCGCCGCCGGCGCGGCCGGCGGGTCCGGCGGCACGCCGGGCGGGTGGCACCACGCGTCCGGCGGAAGCACCCCGCCCGGCGGCGCGGCCGCACCGGCGGGACCCGCCGCGTCGAGCGGTCCGTCGGGCACCTGGCATCCCGCGACAACCCCTCCCGCACCGGGCGCGGGCACCCCGCCGAGCGGCGGGGCCCCGCTCGCGGGCGGCGGCCCGTCCGGCGCGGCCGGGATCGGGAGCACGGCCACGCATGTGGCGGCGGCTTCCGTGCCCGGCGCCCGGCAGGCTCCCGCGGCCGGGCCGGGCCCGGCGGCATCACCGCCCGCCCCCGCCCCCGCGGCCACCCCCGCGGGAGCGACCGTCACGACGCTCGACGCCCGCGACACCGCGCTGGCGCTGCCCGTCCCGCTCGTGGACGCCGCAGACCCCAACGCCGGTTTCCTGACCGGTCTGCTGGCCTCCGCGCCCGCGGACCTGCTCGGCGCACTGGCCGCCGCGCCCGCCGACTCGGCCGAGTTGCGGCTGCGGGAGCTACGCGCCCGCCTGGAGCTGGGTGAACTCACCGCTGCCGGGGACGCCTTGGCCGAGTTGGAGGCCCGCCACCCGGACGACTGGCGTGTCGTGTGGGCCCGCGGCATCGCCTCGCTGGCCACCGGTGACGACGAGACGGCGGCGCTGTCCTTCGACGCGGTCTACGACGCCTTCCCGGGCGAGCCCGCGCCGAAGCTGGCCCTCGGGCTGTGCGCGGAGGTGCTGGGCCAGTTGGACAACGCCGCCGAGTACTACCGCCTGGTCTGGATCACCGATCCGGGGTTCGTCAGCGCGGCCTTCGGGCTGGCGCGGGTGCAACTGGCCGCCGGCGACCGGGACGGAGCCGTGCTCACGCTGGAATCCGTACCGGAGGCGTCCATCCACTACACCGCCGCGCGGGTGGCGGCCGTACGCGCACGTCTGCGCGACCGGTCACCGGACGAGCCGCTGCTGGCCGATCTTTCGGCGGCGGCCGACCAGGTGGAGGCGCTGCGGCGGTTCGGGCTGGACCCGGAACGGCAGGAGTCGCTGGCGACGGAGGTTCTGGGCTCGGCCCTGGACTGGGTACTGTCGGGTGGCCGGGGTGCCGACCCCGGCCGCACCTCGCTGCTCGGCTGTCAACTGGACGAGCGGGGCCTGCGCTTCGGACTGGAGCGCTCGTACCGCGTCCTCGCCCGGCTGGCACGGCGTGGCGAGGAGAGGATCGAACTGGTGGAGCGGGCCAACCGTTTCCGTCCCCGGACGTGGGTGTGA
- a CDS encoding protein phosphatase 2C domain-containing protein produces the protein MSMHRLSGCPSCAEPLEEGDRFCGLCGYALTSSPPAASTDHPTLPIPPAPPAPSAPPAPSAPPAPSAPAAPAGGYGVPAPAGQPAPGWGSVAAAAPTLVGDPADWATAPPQPRPERGPEQQPEPEHRPSPAGASYPGAGHENPYGSGEGSADGPETRHDRPGGDPAGGHPGAPGEAAPPWSTGEAAHEAPRENPYDSGYDGPSPSGAAPSGAAPAGGKTCVACRAGHVDTDGYCEHCGHAQPRERDHVEEELGSVAAVSDRGLRHHRNEDSFAVSATALPDGSAATVAIVCDGVSSASRPDDAAAAAAAAANEALLEALPRGAHPQEAMHEAILAAAAAVDALAPEVPGAQNAPACTLVGAVVSGGLLTIGWVGDSRAYWVPDDRAALPRRLTEDDSWAAQMVAAGLMGEAEAYADVRAHAITGWLGADAYELEPHTAIFKPDHPGVVVVCTDGLWNYAESAREMAQVLPADAAVRPLHSAQVLLGHALDGGGHDNITVAVVPFATQTGGGPGAAPEPGPAAAPEPEVEARPQV, from the coding sequence ATGTCGATGCATCGGCTGTCGGGCTGCCCCAGCTGCGCGGAACCCCTCGAAGAGGGTGACCGTTTCTGCGGCCTCTGCGGCTACGCCCTGACCTCCTCTCCCCCGGCCGCGTCCACGGACCACCCGACCCTTCCCATCCCACCGGCGCCACCGGCGCCCTCCGCCCCGCCGGCGCCCTCCGCCCCGCCGGCGCCGTCCGCGCCGGCCGCCCCCGCGGGCGGGTACGGGGTCCCGGCCCCGGCCGGGCAGCCCGCCCCCGGGTGGGGCAGTGTGGCCGCCGCCGCGCCGACCCTGGTGGGTGACCCGGCCGACTGGGCCACCGCCCCGCCGCAGCCGCGGCCGGAGCGTGGACCGGAACAGCAGCCCGAGCCGGAGCACCGGCCGAGCCCGGCCGGAGCCTCGTACCCGGGCGCCGGCCACGAGAACCCGTACGGCAGCGGGGAGGGCTCGGCGGACGGCCCCGAGACCCGCCACGACCGCCCCGGCGGCGACCCCGCCGGCGGCCACCCCGGGGCACCCGGCGAGGCGGCGCCGCCGTGGAGCACGGGCGAAGCCGCTCACGAGGCCCCGCGCGAGAACCCGTACGACAGCGGGTACGACGGCCCGTCGCCGTCCGGCGCGGCACCGTCCGGCGCGGCGCCGGCCGGCGGGAAGACGTGCGTGGCCTGCCGGGCCGGGCATGTCGACACCGACGGGTACTGCGAGCACTGCGGGCACGCGCAGCCCCGCGAGCGCGACCACGTCGAGGAGGAGCTCGGCAGCGTCGCCGCCGTCAGCGACCGGGGACTGCGCCACCACCGCAACGAGGACTCGTTCGCCGTGTCGGCCACCGCCCTGCCCGACGGCTCCGCCGCCACCGTGGCCATCGTGTGCGACGGGGTCTCCTCCGCGAGCCGTCCCGACGACGCGGCGGCCGCCGCGGCGGCCGCCGCGAACGAGGCGCTGCTGGAGGCGCTGCCCCGGGGGGCGCACCCCCAGGAGGCCATGCACGAGGCGATCCTGGCCGCCGCCGCCGCGGTCGACGCGCTGGCCCCTGAGGTTCCCGGCGCGCAGAACGCGCCCGCCTGCACGCTGGTCGGCGCCGTCGTCAGCGGCGGCCTGCTCACCATCGGCTGGGTCGGCGACAGCCGCGCCTACTGGGTGCCCGACGACCGTGCCGCGCTGCCCCGCCGCCTCACCGAGGACGACTCGTGGGCAGCGCAGATGGTCGCGGCCGGCCTGATGGGCGAGGCGGAGGCCTACGCGGACGTCCGCGCGCACGCAATCACCGGCTGGCTCGGGGCCGACGCGTACGAGCTCGAACCGCACACCGCGATCTTCAAGCCGGACCACCCCGGGGTGGTCGTGGTCTGCACCGACGGCCTGTGGAACTACGCCGAGTCCGCGCGGGAGATGGCCCAGGTCCTGCCCGCCGACGCGGCGGTCCGCCCGCTGCACAGCGCGCAGGTGCTCCTGGGGCACGCCCTCGACGGCGGCGGGCACGACAACATCACCGTGGCGGTCGTGCCGTTCGCCACGCAGACCGGAGGGGGTCCGGGAGCGGCGCCGGAGCCCGGACCGGCGGCAGCACCGGAACCGGAAGTGGAAGCGCGCCCGCAGGTCTGA
- a CDS encoding VWA domain-containing protein: MANFAKPSAPRFSVDVYQNEFLPEGGRDVHAIVTVTATGGGSFTRGTPADGTPADGTAAVVIMVDCSGSMEYPPEKMRGAREATAAAIDTLRDGTAFAVVAGTHVAKEVYPGQGRLAVADPATRAQAKEALRGLGAGGGTAIGTWLRLADGLLRGSTAAIRHGILLTDGRNEHEEPAVLRATLDACAGRFTCDARGVGTDWEVKEVTGIASALLGSADIVADPAHLTEDFTLMMEKAMGKEVADVSLRLWTPVGVEIQYVKQVAPTVQDLTARRTDTSPRAGDYPTGSWGDESREYHVCVRVPGAAVGQEMLASRVTLVRPAAGGEPETVLAQGLVRAVWTNDLAASTAINPQVAHYTGQAELAQAIQQGLEARKMGDVDGATAKLGRAVQLASASGNADTARLLSKVVDVVDAVAGTVRLKAKVADADEMTLETRSTQTVRVKKF; this comes from the coding sequence ATGGCGAATTTCGCCAAGCCGAGCGCCCCGCGCTTCAGCGTGGACGTGTACCAGAACGAGTTCCTTCCCGAAGGCGGGCGGGACGTCCACGCCATCGTCACCGTCACCGCCACGGGCGGCGGCAGCTTCACCCGCGGGACACCCGCCGACGGCACGCCCGCCGACGGCACGGCCGCCGTCGTGATCATGGTCGACTGCTCCGGCTCCATGGAGTACCCGCCGGAGAAGATGCGCGGCGCCCGCGAGGCCACGGCGGCGGCGATCGACACCCTGCGCGACGGCACGGCCTTCGCCGTGGTCGCCGGCACGCACGTGGCCAAGGAGGTCTATCCCGGCCAGGGCCGCCTCGCCGTCGCCGACCCCGCCACCCGCGCCCAGGCCAAGGAGGCCCTGCGCGGCCTCGGTGCCGGCGGCGGCACCGCCATCGGCACCTGGCTGAGGCTGGCCGACGGCCTGCTGCGCGGTTCCACCGCCGCCATCCGGCACGGCATCCTGCTGACCGACGGACGCAACGAGCACGAGGAGCCGGCCGTCCTGCGCGCCACCCTCGACGCCTGCGCGGGCCGCTTCACCTGCGACGCGCGCGGTGTGGGGACCGACTGGGAGGTGAAGGAGGTCACCGGCATCGCGAGCGCCCTGCTCGGCTCCGCCGACATCGTGGCCGACCCGGCCCACCTCACGGAGGACTTCACGCTCATGATGGAGAAGGCCATGGGCAAGGAGGTCGCGGACGTGTCGCTGCGCCTGTGGACCCCGGTGGGCGTGGAGATCCAGTACGTGAAGCAGGTCGCTCCCACCGTCCAGGACCTGACGGCCCGCCGCACCGACACGAGCCCGCGCGCCGGTGACTATCCGACGGGGTCGTGGGGTGACGAGTCCCGCGAGTACCACGTGTGCGTCCGCGTCCCAGGGGCGGCCGTCGGCCAGGAGATGCTCGCCTCCCGCGTCACCCTCGTCCGCCCGGCGGCGGGCGGCGAGCCCGAGACGGTACTGGCGCAGGGCCTGGTGCGCGCGGTGTGGACGAACGACCTGGCCGCCTCCACCGCGATCAACCCGCAGGTCGCCCACTACACGGGGCAGGCGGAGCTGGCGCAGGCTATCCAGCAGGGCCTCGAAGCCCGCAAAATGGGCGATGTCGACGGCGCTACGGCCAAACTCGGACGGGCCGTGCAACTGGCGAGCGCCTCCGGCAACGCCGACACGGCGCGGCTCCTGTCGAAGGTGGTGGATGTGGTGGACGCGGTGGCAGGTACTGTGCGGCTCAAAGCGAAGGTTGCCGACGCCGACGAGATGACACTCGAAACACGTTCGACGCAGACCGTCCGAGTGAAGAAGTTCTGA